Proteins encoded within one genomic window of Anaerolineae bacterium:
- a CDS encoding LysM peptidoglycan-binding domain-containing protein: MKCPVCGEEVGRKTLCPNCGNPLPQPKRRYCPSCGAKVSQHARDCFMCGAPLDGRYFSIPWPDLAVVILVVALVGAWFLSPGRLPLRSARIVQSPSPSPTPALTVTPTYTPYPTPFIQPHPTPTPTPAYIIHIVQPDEGLLAIAARYGTTVEAIVKANNLQSPDLIWEGEKLLIPVTPTPSVPEVSTRPLTYTVQRGQSLIDIAVMFRVPVKALMEANRIPEPRVLREGEVLIIPTLTPSPAPVLPMIGGPEKVSEYPAPIPLTPAEGAIYKGPEAKIVLSWTSLWTLEEDEWFVVRLKYQDRNSRDWSEEELYWTQTTSFLLPSHLAPPAEASPRLFRWDVIIVKKHITLDGQVEMVELSPASQPREFYWH, encoded by the coding sequence ATGAAATGTCCGGTATGCGGGGAAGAAGTGGGAAGAAAAACCCTCTGCCCTAACTGTGGTAATCCTCTTCCCCAGCCTAAAAGGCGCTATTGCCCATCCTGTGGGGCAAAAGTTTCCCAACACGCCAGAGATTGCTTCATGTGTGGGGCTCCCCTTGACGGCCGCTATTTTTCAATCCCATGGCCAGATCTGGCCGTGGTCATCCTGGTGGTTGCTTTGGTGGGGGCATGGTTTCTGTCCCCGGGGCGCCTGCCTTTACGTTCGGCCAGAATTGTTCAATCTCCATCGCCCTCCCCCACTCCTGCTTTAACCGTTACTCCAACTTACACCCCTTATCCAACACCTTTCATCCAGCCCCACCCTACTCCAACACCAACCCCAGCTTACATAATCCACATCGTTCAGCCCGATGAGGGTCTGCTGGCCATAGCTGCGCGCTACGGCACAACCGTAGAAGCCATCGTTAAAGCCAACAATCTCCAGAGCCCAGATCTCATATGGGAGGGAGAAAAACTGCTTATACCCGTAACTCCAACCCCTTCCGTTCCCGAAGTTTCAACCCGGCCGTTGACTTACACTGTTCAGAGGGGGCAGAGTTTAATAGACATTGCTGTGATGTTCAGAGTTCCCGTTAAAGCCTTGATGGAAGCCAACCGGATTCCTGAGCCCCGCGTCCTCAGAGAAGGGGAAGTGCTCATAATCCCCACCCTGACCCCTTCTCCAGCCCCCGTCCTTCCGATGATAGGGGGGCCGGAAAAAGTTTCAGAATACCCTGCCCCCATACCCCTAACTCCAGCCGAGGGAGCAATTTACAAGGGGCCAGAAGCTAAAATTGTTCTGAGCTGGACAAGTCTCTGGACCCTTGAGGAGGACGAATGGTTTGTAGTAAGGTTGAAATATCAGGACAGGAACAGCCGTGATTGGAGCGAGGAAGAGCTCTACTGGACCCAGACTACAAGTTTTCTCTTACCTTCCCATCTGGCCCCGCCAGCTGAGGCCTCCCCCAGGCTTTTCCGCTGGGATGTGATCATCGT